One Aegilops tauschii subsp. strangulata cultivar AL8/78 chromosome 2, Aet v6.0, whole genome shotgun sequence genomic window, ATGGTTCCCGTCGTTTTCGCCGCCGTGGAGCCACGTCTGCCATCAGGCGGGGCGGCGGGCCACCCACCGCATGGCGCCGTGGGTCCGTGTCGGAGCCCGCGAATAAAGAAACCGAACCGCTCCATCGTCCATGGTTAGCCTCGCCCGGGCGGCGCATGGTATTGCCTGACCGGCTGACCCTGTGGGCTCGTCGCGCCCGCGCCGAGCCTGTTTTCTCCTCGCGGGTAGGGGTCGTGTCCGCGTCCGCGCAACCATATATACCCAGACCCCAGTTTGGTTCAGCACACCAAATACTCTCAACCTTTCACTCCCGTCGCACCAAAGGCATCAACGAACTGCGAAGTTAGCTACACGCAGGAACGCACGATGGCCTGCGCCTTCTTCTTCGACGCCGAGCCGGTCGGCGAGCCCGGCGTGCACGCCCTGGACGCGTGCGCGCTCTGCACCAAGCCGCTGGCGCGGGACAGCGACATCTTCATGTACAGAGGAGACACGCCCTTTTGCAGCGACGAGTGCCGCCAGGAGCAGATGCAGCTCGACGCCGCCTGCGCCAGGCAGGCGGCCGCCCGGAGGCAGAAGCAGTTTTCTTCGGGAACGGAGTCCGGGCGCGCACGCCGGGAGTCATGGGAGGTTTCCGTCGCGAGCTAACCGGTGTCAGTGCCAAGCTGCCTACGCACTTGAGTCAACAAGATCTGCGTACACGGAGACGCCGTCGCCCGTGACCAACTGATAAGCGCGGGATCGACGAGACTCGCCCTGGTTGAAGAAGCAAGAGGCGGGTCGTCGGAGTTGCTCACGGCAGGCCGGCATGCACGGGCCGCCGGTCAAGTGATTTGGGCATAAACGCAGCGGAAAGGGGCTGGACTGGATCTGAGCAAGTCAATCAAACAGGATTCTCCACGGCCTTAGCCGGCCATGTGTGCCCCTCGCCTCTCCTTTTTTTTCCTGCGTTAATGTCAGTTCTGTATGAGAGCGAATTTGCAACGGCACTTGCACTGGGTTCGTGCAATCCCGTTTCTGTTCATGATTCAGCGTGCGTGCTAATGGGATTTTACAAACTAAACCATTGGATGTTTACCGCACCATTTAAAACTGAATTTTGTTACAGATCTGCGGTGTCAGAAACTGAATCCCCATACTAATCTGATGGCTAAACTCGGTCGTTTTCTTTTTGCGGGCACTAAACTCGGTCGTTAAAAATTAAAATATTCTCGATCTACTGAACATCAACAAGACAACTCTA contains:
- the LOC109765780 gene encoding FCS-Like Zinc finger 2; amino-acid sequence: MACAFFFDAEPVGEPGVHALDACALCTKPLARDSDIFMYRGDTPFCSDECRQEQMQLDAACARQAAARRQKQFSSGTESGRARRESWEVSVAS